The Phaeacidiphilus oryzae TH49 region AGTCATAACTGAACTGGAGCGGGCCGACTGCCCTGACTGTGGACGCGTCTACTACGAGCGGGGGCCTCATCACATGATCGAAGCTGCCCATAGCCCGGGCGCTGACTTGGCAGATGCCTACCTGCGTGACCTAGAGCACTCTCGTAGTGGCAAGAAGCTGGACCAGCTTGCCGACATCGCGGTGGTCTTCGAGGAGTTCGCCCACACGGGCGAACTTGCCATCCCCCGCGAGCTAAATGATCTTGTGGATGGCCTCAGGGAGATCAAGGTGGGCAAGCATCGCTTCCCCTTCTTCCATCCCCGCAGCGACACGAAGTAC contains the following coding sequences:
- a CDS encoding type II toxin-antitoxin system RelE/ParE family toxin — encoded protein: MIEAAHSPGADLADAYLRDLEHSRSGKKLDQLADIAVVFEEFAHTGELAIPRELNDLVDGLREIKVGKHRFPFFHPRSDTKYPLRLTHGFEKQTEKTPRKHIDKAKWVRRKDLES